In the Mycolicibacterium thermoresistibile genome, one interval contains:
- a CDS encoding MCE family protein has product MRSATVSALALVVLSAALLAGCGWQGLNSVPLPGTQGRGADAFTIQAQLPDVNNLQQNSRVRVGDVDVGTVAKIERQGWHALVTIRLNGDVDLPANSTVTVGQTSLLGSLHVELAPPVDEPPQGSLRDGAFIPLDSGGAYPSTEQTLAAVSLLLNGGGLGQVQDITRALSTAFGGREDELRSLMSRLETFTSRINDQTDDVIAATEALNRLVAQFSSQRPVVDKALDTIPAALAVLNSEREELIEAVEELGTFNELAADTIDQTRDAVVEELRDMGPVLESLANAGPALTRSLSLFTTFPFPKETLTKWMRGDYANITVVADLTLSRMDSALFTGTRWEGDLTELEMQWGRTIGQLPSPYTAANPLLAPYRWNQGP; this is encoded by the coding sequence ATGCGTTCCGCGACGGTCAGCGCGCTTGCGCTCGTGGTGCTGAGTGCCGCCCTGCTCGCCGGCTGTGGGTGGCAGGGGTTGAACTCCGTGCCGCTGCCCGGAACGCAGGGTAGAGGCGCGGATGCGTTCACCATCCAGGCCCAGCTGCCGGATGTGAACAACCTCCAGCAGAACTCTCGCGTCCGCGTCGGGGACGTCGATGTCGGCACTGTCGCCAAGATCGAGCGGCAAGGATGGCATGCGCTGGTCACCATCAGGCTGAACGGCGACGTGGACCTGCCCGCGAACTCCACCGTGACAGTGGGCCAGACCAGCCTGCTGGGCTCGCTGCATGTGGAACTGGCGCCGCCCGTCGATGAGCCTCCGCAGGGCAGTCTGCGCGACGGCGCCTTCATCCCGCTGGACTCCGGCGGGGCCTATCCCTCGACCGAGCAGACCCTGGCGGCCGTCTCGCTGCTGCTGAACGGTGGGGGTCTCGGCCAGGTCCAGGACATCACGAGGGCCCTCAGCACCGCGTTCGGCGGACGAGAAGATGAGTTGCGCAGTCTGATGTCCCGGCTGGAGACGTTCACCAGCCGGATCAACGACCAAACCGATGACGTCATCGCGGCCACCGAGGCCCTCAACCGGCTCGTGGCGCAGTTCAGCTCGCAGCGGCCGGTGGTCGACAAGGCTCTCGACACCATTCCAGCGGCATTGGCCGTCTTGAACAGCGAACGGGAGGAACTCATCGAGGCCGTCGAGGAATTGGGAACTTTCAACGAACTGGCCGCCGACACGATCGATCAGACCAGAGATGCGGTGGTTGAGGAGCTGAGGGATATGGGCCCGGTGCTGGAGTCACTGGCGAATGCGGGCCCGGCTCTCACACGATCGCTGAGCTTGTTCACCACGTTTCCCTTCCCGAAGGAAACGCTGACGAAATGGATGCGGGGCGACTACGCGAACATCACGGTGGTCGCGGACCTGACGTTGAGCCGAATGGATTCGGCATTGTTCACCGGCACACGTTGGGAGGGTGACCTGACCGAACTCGAAATGCAGTGGGGACGCACCATAGGACAGCTGCCGAGCCCGTACACCGCAGCCAACCCCCTCCTCGCCCCGTATCGCTGGAATCAGGGACCTTGA
- a CDS encoding styrene monooxygenase/indole monooxygenase family protein, whose translation MAKRSITIVGAGQSGLQLAIGLLAHGYDVRVVSDRTPEEIAASRVASSQAMGAPALSLERGLGLNLWDTEVPPIEGVSMTIAAPPGSGEMMPVRWASRLDAVGQSVDQRVKMPRFIAEFIRRGGEFIVREADVDDLEEYARQSELVIVAAGKGEIAKLFTRDDARSRYRVPQRALALTYVDGMVPRPEYSAICYSVVPGIGEFFCFPALTLSGPCEIMVFEGIIGGPMDCWGEAGTPEQHLDISMRILKDFFPWEAERCENISLTDELGILSGRFPPTVRHPVAVLPSGAEVLGMADVVVLNDPLTGQGSNNASRCAATYLDSICAQDGRPFDREFKQRTFERYWEFAQYSTRWTSAMLEPPAPHAIQLHIAAMEHPEIGRRFANAIVNPEDFFSWYMDPADAEAYLASVMQPSS comes from the coding sequence ATGGCGAAGAGGAGCATCACGATTGTCGGTGCCGGCCAGTCCGGGCTGCAGTTGGCCATCGGGCTACTGGCACATGGATACGACGTCCGCGTCGTCAGCGACCGCACCCCTGAGGAGATCGCCGCGAGCCGAGTAGCGTCGAGTCAGGCGATGGGCGCCCCCGCGCTGAGCTTGGAGAGGGGGCTCGGACTGAATCTCTGGGATACGGAGGTCCCGCCCATCGAAGGTGTCTCGATGACCATCGCCGCCCCTCCGGGCAGCGGCGAGATGATGCCTGTGCGGTGGGCCTCCCGTCTCGACGCCGTCGGCCAATCCGTCGATCAGCGAGTCAAGATGCCGCGGTTCATCGCAGAGTTCATTCGACGAGGCGGTGAGTTCATCGTCCGTGAGGCGGACGTCGACGATCTCGAGGAATACGCCAGACAATCGGAATTGGTGATTGTGGCGGCGGGAAAGGGCGAGATCGCGAAGTTGTTCACGCGTGACGATGCCCGGTCGAGGTATCGCGTGCCGCAGCGTGCGCTCGCTCTCACATATGTAGACGGCATGGTGCCGCGGCCGGAGTACTCGGCGATCTGCTACAGCGTCGTACCCGGGATCGGGGAGTTCTTCTGCTTCCCCGCGCTCACGTTGAGCGGACCGTGCGAAATCATGGTGTTCGAGGGGATCATCGGCGGCCCGATGGACTGCTGGGGCGAAGCCGGAACCCCTGAACAGCATTTGGACATCTCGATGAGAATTCTCAAGGATTTCTTCCCGTGGGAGGCCGAACGGTGTGAGAACATCAGCCTCACCGATGAATTGGGGATCCTGTCGGGCCGCTTCCCACCGACTGTCCGGCATCCCGTCGCTGTTCTGCCGTCGGGGGCAGAGGTGCTGGGTATGGCGGATGTCGTCGTGCTGAACGACCCGTTGACCGGTCAGGGCTCAAACAACGCGAGCAGGTGCGCCGCCACCTATCTGGACTCGATCTGTGCTCAGGATGGGCGGCCGTTCGATCGAGAGTTCAAGCAACGCACGTTCGAGCGCTACTGGGAGTTCGCGCAGTACTCGACGAGGTGGACGAGCGCGATGCTCGAACCGCCGGCGCCACATGCCATCCAATTGCATATCGCCGCCATGGAACACCCGGAGATCGGACGTCGGTTCGCCAATGCGATCGTCAACCCCGAGGACTTCTTCTCCTGGTACATGGATCCCGCGGACGCCGAGGCGTACCTGGCAAGCGTCATGCAGCCGAGTTCATGA
- a CDS encoding MCE family protein, protein MKALTRVGLAAVLVCTALTAGAHLGIDKARQGGRTDIVAFFQNTKGLFVGDDVRIRGVNVGKITSIEPQPTQVKVTFWVGDGYDVPADVKAVILSPTLVTARAIQLTPPYRGGPTLASDAVIPLERTAVPVEWDDFRAQFERLSQTLQPTEPGGVSTLGAFVNSAADNLRGQGPAIRDSVGKLSQALTALGEHSDDTFTSVKHLSTLVSALRDSTDVMRRLNENLASVTQLMVNDPGEVAEALEELASVVGDVKSFVAENRDSIGTASEKLASVSEALSESLGDVKQLLHVAPTSLANVVNMYQPAQGTLSGVLAANNFSDPITFLCGAVQAASRLGAEQSAKLCVQYLAPIVKNRQYNFPPLGVNPFVGAAARPNEITYSEDWLRSDSPSPQSISTTDPASGLPGMMAPPGGGG, encoded by the coding sequence ATGAAGGCGCTCACCCGTGTCGGCCTCGCCGCAGTTCTGGTCTGCACTGCGCTGACGGCGGGGGCACATCTGGGAATCGACAAGGCGCGACAAGGGGGCCGAACCGACATCGTCGCGTTCTTCCAGAACACCAAGGGTCTCTTCGTCGGCGACGATGTTCGAATCCGTGGGGTGAATGTCGGCAAGATCACCTCGATCGAACCGCAACCGACACAGGTGAAGGTGACGTTCTGGGTCGGTGACGGATATGACGTGCCCGCCGACGTCAAGGCGGTGATCCTGTCGCCCACCCTGGTGACCGCGCGGGCCATCCAGTTGACACCCCCGTACCGCGGCGGCCCGACGCTCGCATCCGATGCGGTGATTCCTCTGGAGCGGACCGCGGTGCCCGTCGAATGGGACGACTTCCGAGCCCAATTCGAGAGGTTGAGTCAAACTCTGCAGCCGACCGAGCCCGGCGGCGTGAGCACCCTGGGTGCGTTCGTCAACTCCGCGGCGGACAATCTCCGTGGTCAGGGGCCGGCGATTCGCGACAGCGTCGGCAAGTTGTCACAGGCGCTGACAGCGCTCGGTGAGCACAGCGACGACACCTTCACGAGCGTCAAGCACCTCTCGACCCTGGTGTCGGCGCTCCGGGACAGCACAGATGTGATGCGTCGCTTGAACGAGAACCTGGCATCTGTCACCCAGCTCATGGTCAACGATCCTGGTGAAGTCGCCGAAGCGTTGGAGGAACTGGCATCGGTTGTGGGAGACGTGAAGTCCTTCGTCGCTGAGAACCGCGACAGTATCGGGACAGCTTCGGAGAAGCTCGCGTCAGTGTCTGAGGCGTTGAGCGAGAGCCTCGGTGACGTCAAACAGTTGCTCCACGTCGCACCGACCAGCCTCGCCAACGTCGTCAACATGTATCAGCCGGCGCAGGGCACGCTCAGTGGGGTACTGGCGGCGAACAACTTCAGCGATCCGATCACCTTTCTGTGCGGGGCCGTACAAGCGGCCTCCCGGCTGGGGGCGGAGCAGTCGGCGAAGCTGTGTGTGCAGTATCTGGCGCCGATCGTGAAAAATCGCCAGTACAACTTCCCACCATTGGGCGTCAATCCCTTCGTCGGTGCGGCGGCCCGACCGAACGAGATCACCTACAGCGAGGACTGGCTGCGCTCCGACTCGCCGTCACCGCAGAGCATCTCGACCACAGACCCGGCTTCCGGACTGCCGGGCATGATGGCGCCACCGGGCGGGGGAGGGTGA
- a CDS encoding MCE family protein, whose amino-acid sequence MRKNLSGLVLRLTVFVVVCALGAFGLIAIFAQLRFQEEDTYHAIFTSVTGLENGNFVRIAGVEVGKVKHVSVRDDSTVLVKFSADRSVVLTEGSRAIIRYDNLIGGRYLALEEGAGGTTKLAPGETIPLDRTAPALDLDALIGGFRPLFHALDPAHVNALSGQLIAAFQGQGPTIGSILEQTATLTNTLADRDELIGQVVVNLNTVLASLGGHSDQFAEAVDSLSDLIHGLQGRKETISAGLAKAGEGARTLAELLSQAREPLTKTVRETDRAAGVVLGDHEYFDDLLNTLPDAYRVLGRQAMSGDFFNFYLCDLVLKMNGKGGQPVYVKVAGQDTGRCAPR is encoded by the coding sequence TTGAGGAAGAATCTGTCCGGACTCGTACTACGGCTGACGGTCTTCGTCGTCGTCTGTGCGCTCGGTGCATTCGGATTGATCGCGATATTCGCACAGCTGCGCTTTCAGGAAGAGGACACCTATCACGCGATCTTCACCTCGGTGACCGGTCTGGAGAACGGCAACTTCGTTCGTATCGCCGGTGTCGAAGTGGGCAAGGTCAAGCACGTCAGTGTCCGGGACGATTCCACCGTACTGGTCAAGTTCAGCGCTGACAGATCTGTGGTGCTGACAGAGGGAAGCCGCGCGATCATCCGCTACGACAATCTCATCGGAGGCCGGTACCTGGCCCTCGAAGAGGGTGCCGGCGGAACCACCAAACTGGCTCCCGGAGAGACGATCCCTCTCGATCGGACCGCGCCGGCCTTGGACCTCGACGCGCTGATCGGCGGTTTCCGGCCACTCTTCCACGCATTGGACCCCGCGCACGTGAACGCGTTGTCCGGTCAGCTCATCGCGGCCTTTCAGGGCCAGGGCCCCACGATCGGGTCGATCCTGGAGCAAACCGCCACGTTGACGAACACGCTGGCCGACCGGGACGAACTGATCGGCCAGGTTGTCGTCAACCTCAACACGGTGCTGGCCTCGCTGGGCGGTCACAGCGACCAGTTCGCCGAGGCGGTCGATTCGCTCTCCGATCTGATCCACGGGCTACAGGGGCGAAAGGAAACCATCAGCGCCGGGCTGGCGAAGGCCGGTGAGGGCGCCCGCACCCTCGCCGAGCTGCTCAGCCAGGCGCGGGAGCCGCTGACGAAGACCGTCCGTGAGACCGACCGCGCGGCCGGTGTCGTCCTCGGAGACCACGAATACTTTGACGATCTGTTGAACACACTGCCCGACGCGTACCGGGTGCTGGGCAGGCAGGCGATGAGCGGCGACTTCTTCAACTTCTATCTCTGTGATCTGGTGCTGAAGATGAATGGCAAAGGCGGCCAGCCTGTGTACGTCAAGGTCGCCGGCCAAGATACAGGGAGGTGCGCCCCGCGATGA
- a CDS encoding MCE family protein: MAARRKTPRIASEWFATMLVVALSGAAALCVAAFNQSFTPSVPVTLTAERSGLVMEPYAKVKMRGVEVGRVAGVSGGSGRVGLRLEIDPKQIEHIPANVEARIDATSLFGTKFVELVYPRQPSPQRLSAGAVLRSQNVAVEVNTVFQNLVDLIAQIEPAKLNAVLSALSEAVRGQGDRIGVATTDADELLLELNSRTDTMRETWRSLAGVSDTYAVAAQDLLDTLNAASTTSETVTSHAQQLDALLVGLAGFSNSGTKVLSPSKDELVNAINRLEPTTNLLMKYNPGLTCLLLGAKTALDKGAMDYIGGNGKSAVLDAALLLGDDPYRYPDHLPINAAKGGPGGKPGCGSLPDVADNWPVRYLVTNTGFGTGLDVRPNPGIGFPGWANYFPVTRAVPEPPSIRYPGGPAPGPVTSPGTPPPP, from the coding sequence ATGGCTGCTCGGCGAAAGACACCCCGCATCGCGTCCGAGTGGTTCGCCACCATGTTGGTGGTGGCGTTGTCGGGCGCAGCCGCCCTTTGTGTCGCCGCGTTCAACCAGTCCTTCACGCCCAGTGTCCCGGTGACACTCACCGCCGAGCGATCGGGTCTGGTCATGGAGCCCTACGCGAAGGTGAAGATGCGTGGGGTGGAGGTGGGACGTGTCGCCGGCGTATCGGGCGGTTCCGGCCGGGTAGGTCTTCGGTTGGAGATCGATCCGAAGCAGATCGAGCACATACCAGCCAATGTCGAGGCCCGCATAGACGCGACGTCCTTGTTCGGAACGAAGTTCGTGGAGCTGGTCTATCCGCGTCAGCCCAGCCCCCAGAGATTGTCCGCCGGGGCGGTGTTGAGGTCACAGAATGTCGCCGTCGAGGTCAACACCGTCTTCCAGAATCTGGTCGACCTCATCGCACAGATCGAACCGGCCAAACTCAACGCAGTGCTGTCGGCGCTGTCCGAAGCGGTTCGAGGTCAGGGCGATCGCATAGGCGTGGCGACAACAGATGCCGACGAGCTGCTGCTGGAACTCAACTCGCGCACCGACACGATGCGTGAGACGTGGCGCTCGCTGGCCGGGGTGAGCGACACATACGCCGTCGCCGCGCAGGATCTCCTCGACACACTGAACGCGGCCAGCACGACGAGCGAGACCGTGACGAGTCACGCTCAACAACTCGATGCTCTGTTGGTCGGGCTGGCCGGCTTCTCCAACAGCGGGACGAAGGTGTTGAGCCCGAGCAAAGACGAGCTCGTGAACGCCATCAACCGGCTCGAGCCGACGACAAACCTCTTGATGAAGTACAACCCGGGACTGACGTGCCTGCTCCTCGGTGCCAAGACTGCGCTCGACAAGGGTGCCATGGACTACATCGGTGGCAACGGCAAGTCAGCCGTACTGGACGCGGCGTTACTGCTGGGTGACGATCCGTACCGGTACCCGGACCACCTGCCCATCAACGCTGCGAAGGGTGGGCCGGGCGGCAAGCCCGGTTGCGGTTCACTGCCCGATGTCGCGGACAACTGGCCGGTGCGCTACCTGGTGACCAACACGGGGTTCGGTACGGGTCTGGACGTCCGCCCGAATCCTGGGATCGGATTCCCCGGTTGGGCGAACTACTTTCCGGTCACCCGTGCGGTGCCCGAACCGCCGAGCATCCGGTACCCGGGCGGCCCCGCCCCCGGGCCGGTGACCTCTCCGGGAACACCACCACCGCCGTGA
- a CDS encoding MCE family protein produces the protein MKPLRERNRAVIGAIGVTTLIAVTVGAFNYSKLPLPSSSRTYSAIFDELGGLTTGAPVQVLGFRAGQVGRISLEPDGVLVEFTVADDIRLGEQTEADIKTIGLLGNKVLVVTPRGDGRLAETIPMERTTSPYQLPDAVGDLTATISGLDTDQLSTALRTLSETLRDTPPQLRIAVEGVARFSQTLNARDAQLRELLANARTATGVLAERSDHVVRLIHDSNALLAELRAQSAGLDQLSGNIAEMARQIRELIAANRDTLKPALEKLNGVLAIVDNRKAQVQKSIRGLGDYVMALGESVSSGPFFKAYLANLLPGQFVQPFVDAAFSDLGLDPHVLAPSERHDPQTGQPGTPALPLPYPRTGQGGDPNVTLPEAITGNPGDPRYPYREPLPPPAPGGPPPGPPPGADTGSENAGNGEQ, from the coding sequence ATGAAGCCGCTGAGAGAACGCAATCGGGCCGTGATCGGAGCGATCGGAGTGACGACGCTGATCGCCGTCACGGTGGGGGCCTTCAACTACAGCAAGCTCCCGTTGCCATCCTCGAGCAGAACCTATTCGGCGATCTTCGATGAGCTCGGCGGCCTCACCACCGGTGCCCCGGTCCAGGTTCTGGGGTTTCGAGCGGGCCAGGTGGGGCGCATCAGCCTCGAACCCGACGGCGTGCTGGTCGAATTCACCGTTGCCGACGACATCCGTCTGGGCGAGCAGACGGAGGCAGACATCAAGACAATCGGCCTTCTCGGAAACAAGGTTCTGGTCGTCACGCCGCGAGGCGATGGACGGCTGGCCGAGACGATTCCGATGGAGCGGACCACATCGCCGTACCAACTGCCGGATGCGGTCGGCGACCTCACGGCGACGATCAGCGGTCTCGACACCGACCAGTTGTCGACCGCGTTGAGAACACTGAGCGAGACGTTGCGTGACACGCCGCCGCAACTGAGGATCGCGGTCGAAGGGGTGGCGAGGTTCTCCCAGACGCTGAATGCGCGCGATGCGCAGTTGCGGGAGTTGCTCGCCAACGCGCGGACGGCGACCGGAGTACTTGCCGAACGGTCCGACCACGTCGTGCGGCTCATCCACGACAGCAACGCTCTGCTCGCGGAGCTCCGCGCGCAGAGCGCGGGACTGGACCAGCTCTCCGGGAACATCGCTGAGATGGCGCGGCAGATTCGTGAGCTCATCGCAGCGAACCGAGACACGTTGAAGCCGGCCCTGGAGAAACTGAACGGGGTGTTGGCGATCGTCGACAACCGTAAGGCGCAGGTACAGAAGTCGATCAGAGGACTCGGGGACTATGTCATGGCGCTGGGGGAATCAGTGTCGTCGGGACCGTTCTTCAAGGCTTACCTCGCGAATCTGCTTCCCGGCCAGTTCGTGCAGCCGTTCGTGGATGCGGCGTTCTCGGACCTCGGTCTGGATCCACACGTGCTCGCGCCGTCCGAACGCCATGATCCGCAAACCGGACAACCCGGCACGCCGGCGCTGCCGTTGCCGTATCCCCGGACCGGGCAAGGTGGTGATCCGAATGTGACTCTTCCCGAGGCGATCACGGGAAACCCGGGTGACCCGCGTTACCCGTACCGTGAACCACTGCCGCCACCCGCGCCCGGAGGTCCACCACCCGGCCCGCCTCCCGGGGCGGATACCGGGTCGGAGAACGCAGGGAACGGTGAACAATGA
- a CDS encoding MCE family protein, which translates to MNLSKRVRIQLGFFAVITVFAGGMMTFMYLRLPSTLFGIGQYRVTVNLPVAAGLYPNSNVTYRGTEVGRVEAVRLTTVGVDAVMSLRSDTKIPADLDAIVHSHTAAGEQFVDLVPRSGGEPHLRDGDVIPLHRASVPADINTVLRAANTGLQAIPHDNLKTVIDESFTAVGGLGAELSRIVRFSTELASDARAHLDALTAVIDHSTPVLDSQIDTSDAIQVWASNMASITAQLEAQDSSIRTLLDEGPPALDETRELFDRLLPSLPILAANLVSIADVALVYQPNLEQLLVLLPAGIEALQGAGLANRDTRQDYRGLYLSFNLNLNLPPPCTTGYLPARQMRPPSEVDYPDRPPGYLYCRIPQDSMFNVRGARNLPCAERPGKRAPTVEMCESDEEYVPLNDGLNWKGDPNATLSGQAVPQPRAGDPALSSGPDQAPPAVAAPIAIAEYDPETGAYVGPDGKHYTHFNLGRSGGSPATWQDLMLPPGN; encoded by the coding sequence ATGAATCTCAGCAAGCGGGTCCGGATCCAACTCGGCTTCTTCGCGGTCATCACCGTGTTCGCCGGCGGGATGATGACGTTCATGTACCTCAGGCTGCCGAGCACGTTGTTCGGCATCGGGCAGTATCGGGTCACCGTGAACCTGCCGGTCGCGGCCGGGCTGTATCCGAACAGCAATGTGACGTACCGCGGGACCGAGGTAGGCCGGGTCGAAGCCGTGCGTCTGACCACCGTGGGAGTCGACGCGGTCATGTCGCTGCGGTCCGACACGAAGATCCCGGCGGACCTCGATGCCATCGTGCACAGCCATACCGCGGCAGGGGAGCAGTTTGTGGACCTTGTTCCGCGCAGCGGTGGCGAACCTCATCTGCGGGACGGCGATGTGATCCCGCTCCACCGGGCATCGGTGCCGGCAGACATCAACACGGTGTTGCGGGCGGCGAACACGGGGTTGCAGGCGATTCCCCACGACAATCTGAAGACGGTGATCGACGAGTCCTTCACCGCCGTCGGGGGACTCGGCGCAGAACTGTCACGCATCGTGCGGTTCAGCACCGAGTTGGCGAGCGACGCCCGCGCCCACCTGGACGCGCTGACGGCTGTGATCGATCACTCCACACCAGTTCTCGACAGTCAGATCGACACGTCGGACGCCATTCAAGTGTGGGCGTCGAACATGGCGAGTATCACCGCACAGCTGGAGGCACAGGACAGTTCGATACGAACTCTCCTGGATGAGGGGCCGCCCGCACTGGATGAAACGCGAGAGCTCTTCGACCGACTGCTGCCGAGTCTGCCCATCCTCGCGGCCAACCTCGTGAGTATCGCTGACGTCGCGCTTGTCTATCAGCCCAACCTCGAGCAGCTCCTGGTGTTGTTACCAGCGGGAATCGAGGCTCTGCAGGGTGCGGGGCTGGCGAACCGCGACACCAGGCAGGATTACCGAGGGTTGTACCTATCGTTCAACCTGAATCTCAACCTTCCGCCACCATGCACGACCGGATACCTACCGGCCCGACAGATGCGACCGCCCAGCGAGGTCGACTATCCGGATCGCCCGCCCGGCTATCTGTACTGCCGAATCCCTCAGGACTCGATGTTCAACGTGCGGGGTGCGCGGAACCTGCCCTGCGCAGAACGGCCCGGCAAGCGCGCACCCACTGTCGAGATGTGCGAGAGCGACGAGGAGTACGTGCCGCTCAACGATGGCCTCAACTGGAAGGGCGACCCGAACGCGACGTTGTCGGGACAGGCCGTGCCACAGCCCAGAGCAGGGGACCCGGCGCTGTCGAGTGGCCCCGATCAGGCGCCCCCGGCGGTTGCAGCCCCGATCGCCATCGCAGAGTACGACCCTGAGACGGGCGCCTACGTCGGGCCCGACGGAAAGCACTACACGCACTTCAACCTCGGCCGGTCCGGCGGGAGTCCGGCGACGTGGCAAGACCTGATGCTTCCACCGGGGAACTGA
- a CDS encoding haloalkane dehalogenase, whose protein sequence is MPGSKPYGEPRFREIKNKRMAYIDEGEGDAIVFQHGNPTSSYLWRNVLPHLEGLGRLVACDLIGMGGSEKLSPSGPDRYHYGEHRDYLFALWEELELGDRVVLVLHDWGSVLGFDWANHHRDRVQGIAHMESIVTPLTWADWEDPARSVFQGLRTPEGERMVLEENIFVEAMLPRGVHRTLSDEEMAHYREPFRDRGEGRRPTLTWPRNVPIDGEPADVAAIVADYAVWLAEGDVPKLFVNAEPGAIVRGRVRDFVRSWPNQTEITVAGRHYIQEDSPDEIGAAIADFVRKLRG, encoded by the coding sequence ATGCCGGGATCGAAACCATACGGGGAACCGCGATTCCGAGAGATCAAGAACAAGAGAATGGCCTACATCGACGAGGGTGAAGGCGACGCCATCGTGTTTCAGCACGGAAACCCGACGTCCTCGTACCTGTGGCGCAACGTCTTACCGCATCTGGAGGGCCTAGGACGTCTCGTCGCATGCGACCTGATCGGGATGGGCGGATCCGAGAAGCTCTCACCATCGGGCCCTGACCGATATCACTACGGCGAGCACCGGGACTATCTGTTCGCTTTATGGGAGGAGCTCGAGCTCGGTGACCGGGTGGTGCTGGTACTACACGACTGGGGCTCGGTCCTCGGCTTCGACTGGGCCAATCACCACCGCGACCGCGTGCAGGGCATCGCGCACATGGAATCCATCGTCACGCCGCTGACATGGGCAGATTGGGAAGACCCGGCAAGATCGGTGTTCCAGGGCCTTCGTACCCCCGAGGGGGAGCGCATGGTGTTGGAAGAGAACATTTTCGTGGAAGCCATGCTGCCGCGGGGAGTCCACCGCACGCTCAGCGACGAGGAGATGGCGCACTACCGCGAGCCGTTCCGCGATCGCGGCGAGGGCCGGCGGCCCACATTGACATGGCCACGCAATGTCCCGATCGATGGGGAGCCCGCCGACGTGGCGGCGATTGTCGCCGATTACGCCGTGTGGTTGGCAGAAGGCGACGTTCCCAAGCTGTTCGTGAACGCCGAACCGGGCGCCATCGTGCGCGGTCGTGTCCGTGATTTCGTCCGGAGCTGGCCGAATCAGACCGAAATCACCGTCGCCGGCAGGCACTACATTCAAGAGGACAGCCCCGACGAGATCGGGGCGGCGATCGCTGATTTCGTCCGGAAACTGCGCGGCTGA
- a CDS encoding ABC transporter permease: MNVTTVATQHFPRLVKIRRRARSSWRRIGEQTRFYGTTIVSLFDACVYYRAELLRQVAAMSLGTGALAAIGGTVAVVAFLTMSTGGLIAAQGYNQFSQVGVDALVGFASAFLNTRLITPTTAAIALAATIGAGATAQLGAMRVNEEIDALEVMGVRSIAYLASTRLVAGVVVVLPLYSVALILAYFAARFGTTAIYGQSSGVYNHYFNTFLVPADVIRSFTVTTVAAATVMLIHTYYGYTASGGPAGVGEAVGRATRTSLVATALLILFVSLAIYGQTGQFNFSG, encoded by the coding sequence ATGAACGTCACAACCGTTGCGACACAGCATTTCCCACGCCTCGTGAAGATCCGGCGGCGGGCCCGGTCAAGTTGGCGCCGGATCGGTGAACAGACGAGATTCTATGGGACGACGATCGTTTCGCTCTTCGATGCCTGCGTGTATTACCGGGCCGAGTTGTTACGGCAAGTCGCCGCGATGAGCCTGGGCACCGGTGCGCTTGCCGCGATCGGCGGCACAGTCGCGGTCGTCGCCTTCCTGACTATGTCAACCGGCGGTCTCATCGCAGCGCAGGGATACAACCAGTTCTCCCAGGTCGGGGTCGATGCCCTGGTCGGTTTCGCATCGGCTTTCCTCAACACACGCCTCATCACTCCGACCACCGCCGCGATCGCCCTGGCTGCCACGATCGGTGCGGGTGCCACCGCCCAGCTCGGCGCCATGCGGGTGAATGAGGAAATCGATGCGCTGGAGGTCATGGGTGTCCGCTCGATCGCCTACCTGGCGTCAACGCGACTCGTGGCCGGAGTCGTCGTCGTCCTGCCGCTCTACAGTGTGGCGCTGATCCTTGCCTACTTCGCCGCGCGCTTCGGCACGACCGCCATATACGGTCAGTCGTCCGGTGTCTACAACCACTACTTCAACACCTTCCTCGTTCCCGCGGACGTGATCCGCTCCTTCACCGTCACCACCGTGGCGGCGGCGACCGTCATGCTGATTCACACGTACTACGGATACACCGCCTCGGGCGGCCCGGCCGGTGTGGGGGAGGCGGTGGGGCGCGCCACCCGAACCTCGTTGGTCGCCACTGCTCTGTTGATCCTGTTCGTATCTCTGGCGATCTATGGCCAGACCGGTCAATTCAACTTCTCCGGATAG